One segment of Aquimarina sp. BL5 DNA contains the following:
- a CDS encoding tyrosinase family protein: protein MAGKKKRKSQYEQVKEILNTLQGKAIPSYQGLHAFWLNPKTFMTASLYGQRLIAPKDGSNSNQTSDGCCGSKGISSVPTAAKQPTTSSEGCCGSQKNSSDTASMQPAVSAVQQPPTTTSIGDCWPSGGSGGGGGSSPSQKRSDQSAIIIGLKGHYPFDGSIFPKLLWDASATASADQIQTITNWIDADCPLTLEEEQKNASKVLQASTSNNHLALANGELLHQVSTNKTNQDHKDNKGLTIRKEVSSLTPEELNTFREALNCMFQYTDFWQDERSFDYWARIHTDSCQHGWEQFTTWHRLYLYFFEQKLQDYDQNIALPYWSWTDYADQNKNTFNNKEYDLGVLPEAYGCYLTQKGLDKLKDKKTSEGKSILTKKEISALEKIVKKGTIYNSGLRFLKAAGIPYEIINVNNVAVWSDKIRAIYDILKETNPLWFPNRWPGSMGPLSQYPTKDDINLLLSMDNFGDFGGGPSYDHHYGALEKVHNGMHNFSGGTNPCYPDNSDEWKKIYQKLKLTADPQSKENPVYGWMTDNRITAFDPLFWAHHSNVDRLWARWQELHTGTPQEMNAVLAPWSMTVQDTINIQKLGYTYMRDSVFYDVSSKVGLVKFNSAPTKVSTNTLDTHRKAEIKIHRVQRGNLQNAHIRVFLNAPDATIDTPTKGNDHFVEEISTFHGSCYGGPGHCNLPLDKTRQFDFRQLHHHEPRNYKINATDAVQRILNNGAKDITIQLVILGIDGKQIDNAVYIDGVSLNFMD from the coding sequence ATGGCTGGTAAAAAGAAAAGAAAATCTCAATATGAACAGGTAAAAGAAATTCTTAATACACTTCAAGGAAAAGCAATCCCCAGCTATCAAGGGTTGCATGCTTTTTGGTTAAATCCAAAAACTTTTATGACAGCCTCTTTATATGGACAACGACTGATTGCTCCAAAAGATGGTTCTAATTCTAATCAGACATCTGATGGGTGTTGCGGATCAAAAGGTATATCTTCGGTTCCTACTGCTGCCAAACAACCAACTACAAGTAGTGAAGGATGTTGTGGATCACAAAAAAATTCTTCCGACACTGCTTCAATGCAGCCAGCGGTATCTGCTGTACAACAACCACCTACAACAACTTCTATAGGCGATTGCTGGCCATCAGGAGGTTCTGGCGGTGGAGGCGGAAGTAGTCCATCTCAAAAACGAAGTGACCAATCTGCAATTATTATAGGATTAAAAGGACACTATCCTTTTGATGGTAGTATTTTTCCAAAATTATTGTGGGATGCATCTGCAACAGCTTCTGCAGACCAAATACAAACTATTACTAACTGGATCGATGCAGATTGTCCATTAACTTTAGAAGAAGAGCAAAAAAACGCATCGAAAGTGCTACAAGCTTCTACCAGTAATAATCATCTGGCACTGGCCAATGGAGAATTACTTCATCAGGTATCTACTAATAAAACCAATCAAGATCACAAGGATAATAAAGGACTTACAATTAGAAAAGAGGTAAGTTCTCTTACACCTGAAGAATTGAACACCTTTAGAGAAGCACTGAACTGTATGTTTCAATATACAGACTTCTGGCAAGATGAAAGAAGTTTTGACTATTGGGCAAGAATACATACAGATTCTTGTCAGCACGGATGGGAACAATTTACCACTTGGCACAGATTATATTTATACTTTTTTGAGCAAAAATTACAGGATTATGATCAGAATATTGCATTGCCATATTGGTCTTGGACAGATTATGCAGATCAAAATAAGAATACCTTTAACAACAAAGAATATGATCTGGGTGTCCTTCCAGAAGCTTATGGATGTTATCTAACTCAAAAAGGATTAGACAAACTCAAAGACAAAAAAACTTCAGAAGGGAAATCCATATTAACTAAGAAAGAGATTTCAGCCTTAGAAAAAATTGTAAAAAAAGGAACGATTTATAATTCAGGTCTGCGTTTCTTAAAAGCTGCTGGAATTCCTTATGAAATCATTAATGTCAATAATGTAGCCGTATGGTCGGATAAAATCCGAGCTATCTATGATATCCTTAAAGAAACCAATCCTTTATGGTTTCCAAATCGATGGCCTGGATCTATGGGTCCATTATCACAATATCCAACCAAAGATGATATAAACTTGCTCCTATCCATGGATAACTTTGGGGATTTTGGAGGAGGGCCTTCTTATGACCATCATTATGGGGCTTTAGAAAAAGTGCACAATGGTATGCATAATTTTTCTGGTGGTACCAATCCTTGTTATCCGGATAATAGTGATGAGTGGAAAAAAATATATCAAAAACTAAAGCTTACTGCTGACCCACAAAGCAAGGAAAATCCAGTTTATGGGTGGATGACTGACAACAGAATTACAGCCTTCGACCCTTTGTTTTGGGCACATCATTCTAATGTTGATAGATTATGGGCTCGATGGCAAGAATTACATACAGGAACTCCTCAGGAAATGAATGCTGTTTTAGCTCCTTGGTCTATGACTGTTCAGGATACTATAAATATCCAAAAGTTAGGATATACATATATGAGAGATTCTGTGTTTTACGATGTATCCAGTAAAGTAGGATTGGTAAAATTTAATAGTGCACCTACTAAAGTTTCAACAAATACATTAGACACTCACCGCAAAGCTGAAATCAAAATCCATAGAGTTCAACGAGGAAATCTACAAAATGCACATATCAGAGTATTCTTAAACGCTCCTGATGCTACTATCGATACTCCGACAAAAGGTAACGATCACTTTGTGGAGGAAATCTCCACGTTTCACGGAAGTTGTTATGGAGGCCCTGGACATTGTAATTTACCTCTGGATAAAACCAGACAATTTGACTTTAGACAATTACATCACCATGAACCCAGAAATTATAAAATTAATGCCACAGATGCTGTACAACGCATCTTGAACAATGGCGCAAAAGACATTACGATACAACTAGTGATTCTTGGTATTGATGGAAAACAGATAGACAACGCTGTATACATCGATGGTGTATCCTTAAACTTCATGGACTAA
- a CDS encoding metallophosphoesterase family protein, whose translation MSSQSRLDRAYKNAKIISFDDSSKFILFSDCHRGDNSFADDFANNRNIYFHALTHYYNEGFTYCELGDGDELWENLHFEIILRAHKNVYGLLQKLHAEDRLAMIWGNHDMVYRDPKHVKKQLSFYFDPKLGKDVPLFPGIEYHEAIILKHKDTQQEIFLLHGHQVDFMNYVGWRINRFLVRFLWRSLQVIGISDPTSPAKNYTEMIKVERRMKKWIANHRNQFTIIGHTHRPRFPEAGELALFNDGSCVHPRSITGIEIENGNITLIKWQIATTEDGTLKIIRVPLEGPQKLTDFITD comes from the coding sequence ATGTCATCCCAATCCCGTCTGGATCGCGCTTATAAGAATGCAAAAATCATTTCTTTTGATGACAGTTCTAAGTTTATCTTATTTAGTGATTGCCATAGAGGTGATAATAGTTTTGCAGATGATTTTGCGAATAATAGAAATATTTACTTCCACGCATTGACACATTATTATAATGAAGGTTTTACCTATTGTGAATTAGGAGATGGAGATGAGTTATGGGAAAATTTACATTTTGAAATTATTCTCAGAGCTCACAAAAATGTTTATGGTTTACTTCAAAAATTACATGCTGAAGACAGACTAGCAATGATTTGGGGAAATCACGACATGGTCTATCGTGATCCAAAACATGTAAAAAAACAGTTGTCTTTTTACTTTGATCCTAAATTAGGAAAGGATGTCCCTTTATTTCCAGGTATCGAATATCACGAAGCAATTATTCTAAAGCACAAGGACACTCAACAAGAAATTTTCTTACTACACGGGCATCAGGTAGACTTCATGAATTATGTAGGATGGAGAATTAATAGGTTTCTAGTACGTTTCTTATGGAGGTCACTACAAGTTATAGGAATATCAGATCCAACAAGCCCTGCAAAGAATTATACAGAAATGATTAAGGTAGAAAGACGTATGAAAAAATGGATTGCTAATCATAGAAACCAGTTTACTATTATAGGTCACACTCATCGTCCTCGTTTTCCCGAAGCAGGCGAATTAGCACTATTTAATGATGGAAGCTGTGTCCATCCAAGATCTATCACCGGAATTGAAATCGAAAATGGAAATATTACTTTAATCAAATGGCAAATCGCTACTACAGAAGATGGAACTCTCAAAATTATTAGAGTACCTCTGGAAGGGCCTCAAAAATTGACCGATTTTATTACTGATTAA
- a CDS encoding NAD(P)-binding protein, with the protein MFILTFKEVSDHDDVDIAIIGAGISGLYCAYRLINDPTYSGKNCDI; encoded by the coding sequence ATGTTTATTTTAACTTTTAAAGAAGTTTCAGATCATGATGATGTGGACATTGCGATTATTGGAGCAGGTATTTCTGGTCTGTATTGTGCATATCGATTGATTAATGATCCAACTTACTCAGGAAAAAATTGCGATATATGA
- a CDS encoding acyltransferase family protein: MDKKIRRYDLDWLRVIVFGLLIFYHVGMFFVPWGWHIKNNVIYDWIRWPMLFLNQWRLPVLFVISGMGTFYALSYRNLWQFNMERIKRLLIPLLFGMLFIVPPQVYFERLVTNQFSGSYVEYLTTEAFTGVYPEGNISWHHLWFLPYLLIFSIILSPLFIKIKRGAPKLTIWIQQQLQKPYGLYLFIIPLYFFEVLIEPFFDITHALIDDWFNFINSLAFFLFGFILIASGKVFWKSLNLIKSKALMIGIATFSIQLFIWIQGQDSLLIHCIEAFIKVTNLWSWILVILGYGAKFLNTKSNLLAYCNRAVYPFYILHQTITIIIGYYIMHLDWGLLSKFIILVLGTFGGSWMIYHWIILKIPILHPFFGLKKPKNY; this comes from the coding sequence ATGGATAAAAAGATTCGTCGTTACGATTTAGATTGGCTACGTGTTATTGTATTTGGATTACTTATTTTTTATCACGTAGGAATGTTTTTCGTTCCTTGGGGATGGCATATTAAAAACAACGTAATTTACGATTGGATTCGTTGGCCAATGCTCTTTTTAAACCAATGGCGTTTACCAGTTCTGTTTGTCATCTCGGGTATGGGTACATTTTATGCCCTGTCTTATCGAAATCTTTGGCAGTTTAATATGGAACGAATTAAAAGACTATTGATTCCTTTATTATTTGGAATGTTATTCATTGTCCCCCCGCAGGTTTATTTTGAAAGATTAGTCACTAATCAATTCAGCGGATCTTATGTTGAGTATTTAACAACTGAAGCCTTTACAGGAGTATACCCAGAAGGAAACATTAGCTGGCATCACTTATGGTTTTTGCCTTATCTCTTAATATTTTCTATTATTCTTTCTCCTCTATTTATAAAAATTAAAAGAGGTGCTCCAAAACTTACTATTTGGATACAACAACAGCTTCAAAAACCGTATGGATTATATCTATTTATTATACCATTATACTTTTTCGAAGTATTAATAGAACCCTTTTTTGATATTACGCATGCGTTGATTGATGATTGGTTTAATTTTATAAACTCTTTAGCCTTCTTTCTATTTGGTTTTATACTTATCGCTTCAGGTAAGGTATTCTGGAAAAGTCTTAATCTTATAAAGTCCAAAGCTCTTATGATAGGGATTGCTACTTTTTCTATTCAGCTTTTTATATGGATACAAGGCCAAGATAGCCTTCTTATTCATTGCATCGAAGCATTTATAAAAGTAACTAATCTATGGTCTTGGATTTTGGTTATTTTAGGATATGGAGCTAAATTTTTAAACACAAAAAGTAATCTACTTGCCTATTGCAATAGAGCTGTCTATCCTTTTTATATTTTACATCAAACGATCACTATAATCATTGGATATTACATCATGCACCTTGATTGGGGGTTGTTATCAAAATTTATCATACTAGTTCTAGGCACTTTTGGCGGTAGCTGGATGATCTATCATTGGATTATTCTAAAGATTCCAATATTACATCCGTTCTTTGGTTTAAAAAAACCAAAGAATTATTAA
- a CDS encoding helix-turn-helix domain-containing protein yields the protein MGNINQVLEQIPIRHDFVSYFISLGIFIGLLVSFVLLLRTSNKNNAFRIYGWSLLIQSIIATDVFLCYTGLIKYIPHFNDSTEPLVLLLAPSIYLFVYTLLTRKSITLKKHWIHLVPSVLYFLSQIQYYLQPISIKVNAYLGAYYDDIEKVIIPKDTDYSYLWIKDEFRWLILASFVFYIILSMRLILINRTKKKILSAENTRINKFDFSKNTSLGLLAFFLLIFIVYINFEDDGGDHFIFIFNTIIVGITCVILLSESRFFENSWIADKYETSKFKSQEISINDIKQFVEKNNFYLLSSASLKSLAEELNSSSNYISQVINTYTDLNFNDFINQYRIEASKSRLIDSEYSHLTIEAIGNSVGFKSKSAFYNAFKKHVAISPKAFVTLQKTD from the coding sequence ATGGGAAACATTAATCAAGTACTAGAACAAATTCCGATAAGACACGATTTTGTCTCCTATTTTATTAGTCTGGGTATTTTTATCGGATTGTTAGTAAGCTTTGTTCTCTTACTTCGTACTTCTAATAAAAATAATGCCTTCAGAATCTATGGTTGGTCATTATTAATCCAATCTATCATTGCTACAGATGTTTTCTTATGCTATACAGGTCTAATAAAATATATACCTCATTTTAATGATAGTACAGAACCATTAGTACTACTGCTGGCTCCATCAATATACCTTTTTGTATATACGCTACTTACACGAAAATCAATCACTTTAAAAAAACATTGGATTCATTTAGTACCATCTGTTTTATATTTCTTATCCCAAATACAATATTATCTTCAACCAATATCTATTAAAGTTAATGCTTACTTAGGGGCTTATTATGATGATATAGAAAAAGTGATAATTCCTAAAGACACTGATTATAGTTACTTATGGATTAAAGATGAATTTAGATGGTTGATTTTAGCAAGTTTTGTTTTTTACATCATTTTATCAATGCGTCTTATTCTAATAAACAGAACTAAAAAGAAAATCTTAAGCGCAGAAAACACAAGGATTAATAAATTCGATTTCTCCAAAAATACCTCTCTTGGACTTCTTGCTTTTTTCTTGCTCATATTTATCGTGTATATAAATTTTGAAGATGACGGTGGAGATCATTTTATATTCATTTTTAATACGATCATAGTTGGTATTACTTGTGTCATATTATTATCAGAATCTCGTTTTTTTGAAAATTCCTGGATTGCGGATAAATACGAAACTTCAAAATTTAAGAGTCAGGAAATTTCAATTAATGATATCAAGCAATTTGTGGAGAAGAACAATTTTTATCTACTGAGTTCTGCTTCCTTAAAAAGTTTGGCCGAAGAGTTAAACTCAAGCTCCAATTATATCTCTCAGGTAATTAATACATACACTGATCTTAATTTTAATGATTTTATCAATCAATATAGGATTGAAGCATCTAAAAGTCGTTTAATAGATTCGGAATATAGTCACCTTACCATCGAAGCGATTGGAAACTCTGTAGGATTTAAATCAAAATCAGCATTTTACAATGCATTCAAAAAACATGTAGCAATATCTCCCAAAGCATTTGTCACACTTCAAAAAACTGACTAA
- a CDS encoding LodA/GoxA family CTQ-dependent oxidase — MDNTYTTFKIHPSIGIARLGNTDDDFYLTPEQPGTLPIACDEMGREQKDSKGNPIRVSSFKDSSDLSKIKKQAARFRIFAYKNEEDTEGEEIKVGGTYNFVYQTAVTAPRMVQGKVTDIDWTVHLANKKASWYEFQETDGEHGYAPSHPLRNPEVTRPDLRRQLIIDPGPLTVNLKNNKGAFAKFGSESKKMDTSKYKKVSYPQTFPPSDIQPNSIETLGSLMVNEQEKNIRLIVLGGNGNSGSTTTPVIESFVNNDGWFDDISDGPVTAKIEYTFTDITYDGDKEIKTKTKGTMDVQVPAWVVVGYPRYVPEMEDMITMDEKMYDLFVRKMAYDPQVFGVPPFTKENNSPKTQEEFDIWRNEARYNPDYYPKFYKELWPQLRRPDDFKYTFVFDFFGGGDPHNRGTGGNLNYDTLSIPPENGEDPYYRLRQFVLGIMRQTNQLNDYEVEGNYNSTSNKPRLMPMLCGNNPLSNTAPEKFLSMTETQLFFLKQWANGKFVNECTEWGESNKKCTNPWVHPPTTGIGIDRGVLSNVLGGAFCPGGELSWIVNNPAIYSEPYRIKHATYIAGGLSIPKPIANTDGSTAPNLAEGLEPGDLTKYIGIPWQADFHECTFQNINITYEKWNNIYPESTGDPVEQQIAYNIPWWPAHRPIVVPESLNGSQVYWASGIPNNKAGDLQMVQAWKDLGFLIAEGTGITRQFYQIERNNDALGDPVKPGDRVLGQSFGESNKENNNN; from the coding sequence ATGGACAATACATATACTACTTTTAAAATTCACCCAAGTATCGGAATTGCAAGACTTGGTAATACTGATGACGATTTTTATCTTACTCCAGAGCAACCTGGAACATTGCCTATCGCTTGTGATGAAATGGGAAGAGAACAAAAAGACTCAAAAGGAAATCCAATCAGAGTAAGCTCTTTCAAAGACAGTAGTGATTTATCTAAAATCAAGAAACAAGCTGCTCGATTTAGAATATTTGCTTACAAAAACGAAGAAGATACTGAAGGGGAAGAAATTAAAGTTGGAGGCACTTATAATTTTGTATATCAAACTGCAGTAACAGCACCAAGAATGGTCCAGGGAAAAGTCACTGATATTGATTGGACTGTACATTTAGCAAATAAAAAAGCTTCCTGGTATGAATTTCAGGAAACTGATGGAGAACATGGATATGCTCCTAGTCATCCGCTTCGTAATCCTGAAGTAACACGACCTGATTTAAGAAGACAACTTATTATTGATCCTGGGCCACTTACGGTAAACCTTAAAAACAACAAAGGTGCTTTTGCCAAATTTGGTTCGGAAAGTAAGAAGATGGATACAAGTAAGTACAAAAAAGTATCATATCCGCAAACTTTTCCGCCTTCAGACATACAACCGAATTCTATTGAAACATTGGGTAGTCTAATGGTTAATGAACAGGAAAAAAACATCCGACTAATTGTGTTGGGAGGAAATGGTAATTCAGGATCTACTACAACCCCTGTCATTGAAAGTTTTGTAAATAATGACGGTTGGTTTGATGATATCTCTGATGGCCCTGTTACCGCTAAAATCGAATATACATTTACGGATATTACCTATGATGGCGATAAAGAAATAAAAACTAAAACTAAAGGAACAATGGACGTACAAGTTCCTGCTTGGGTTGTAGTAGGATATCCAAGATACGTTCCAGAAATGGAAGACATGATCACTATGGATGAAAAGATGTATGATCTTTTTGTTCGTAAAATGGCATATGACCCACAAGTGTTTGGTGTACCTCCTTTTACAAAAGAAAACAACAGTCCTAAAACTCAAGAAGAGTTCGATATATGGAGAAATGAAGCACGATACAATCCCGATTATTATCCAAAATTTTATAAAGAGTTATGGCCGCAATTGCGCAGGCCTGATGACTTTAAATACACCTTTGTTTTTGACTTTTTTGGTGGTGGTGATCCTCATAATCGAGGAACTGGTGGAAATTTAAACTATGATACGCTTTCGATACCTCCCGAAAATGGAGAAGATCCCTACTACAGATTAAGGCAATTTGTACTTGGAATTATGAGACAAACAAACCAACTTAATGACTATGAAGTAGAAGGAAACTATAACTCTACGTCTAACAAACCACGTTTAATGCCTATGCTCTGCGGTAATAATCCGCTTAGTAATACGGCTCCAGAGAAGTTTCTTTCTATGACAGAAACACAGTTGTTCTTTTTAAAACAATGGGCAAACGGAAAATTTGTGAATGAATGCACTGAATGGGGAGAGAGCAATAAGAAATGTACCAATCCATGGGTACATCCTCCTACAACAGGCATCGGTATTGACAGAGGTGTATTGAGTAATGTACTAGGAGGTGCGTTTTGTCCTGGAGGAGAACTTTCGTGGATTGTTAACAATCCTGCTATCTATAGTGAACCATATAGAATTAAACACGCCACCTATATCGCTGGAGGATTAAGTATTCCAAAACCGATTGCTAATACAGATGGTAGTACTGCTCCTAATCTAGCAGAAGGTTTAGAACCTGGAGATCTTACTAAATATATAGGTATCCCTTGGCAAGCAGATTTTCATGAATGTACGTTTCAAAATATAAATATCACTTATGAAAAATGGAACAATATTTATCCCGAGTCAACTGGTGATCCGGTAGAACAGCAAATAGCATATAACATTCCTTGGTGGCCGGCTCACAGACCTATCGTGGTTCCAGAATCTTTAAACGGATCGCAAGTATATTGGGCATCAGGAATTCCTAATAATAAAGCTGGTGATTTACAAATGGTTCAAGCATGGAAAGACCTTGGATTTTTAATTGCTGAAGGAACAGGAATTACAAGGCAATTTTATCAAATAGAGCGAAATAATGACGCACTTGGTGATCCTGTAAAACCTGGAGATCGTGTATTAGGGCAAAGTTTTGGAGAGTCAAACAAAGAAAATAACAACAATTAA
- a CDS encoding NAD(P)/FAD-dependent oxidoreductase: MKNNPYTYDVVVIGGGVAGCATAIALKNEAPELRIAIMERKPSFNPNNACIYRIGETLPPHASQQLQKLGIWSSFLECNFVTAYGTSAAWGSSELYHNEYMYSPYGYGWHLDRIAFDQFMIKEAQKRDILFYFETSITASKKKSKHWILETNSKQDNITLKSNFVIDATGKKAAFSSLQKSTKIKKDQMVGVYCIYNTKDEHKDHSGIGSGTCVETDQNGWWYSATLPNKTIVVGYMTDADIANRLQLRKREAFNNLLHNTKHTNNRIKDTAYLSQPQVTAAHTQYLSAVTGDSWLAVGDAASCYDPISSLGIFKSLTMSQFAAYATLDDLKGDRFGLQKYQQIITQDYKAYLKKRQEYYAQEDRYTTSLFWKRRHAHQNYH, translated from the coding sequence ATGAAGAACAATCCATATACATATGATGTCGTTGTGATAGGTGGCGGTGTAGCAGGATGTGCTACTGCAATTGCTTTAAAAAATGAAGCTCCTGAACTTCGTATTGCCATTATGGAACGCAAACCATCTTTCAACCCTAATAACGCTTGTATATATCGAATAGGAGAAACATTACCTCCGCATGCCTCTCAGCAATTGCAAAAATTGGGGATTTGGAGTTCTTTTCTAGAGTGTAATTTTGTAACTGCCTATGGAACCTCAGCTGCTTGGGGATCCTCTGAACTATATCATAATGAGTATATGTACTCTCCTTATGGATACGGATGGCATTTGGATCGAATCGCTTTTGATCAATTTATGATTAAAGAAGCGCAAAAAAGAGATATTCTCTTCTATTTTGAAACTAGTATTACAGCATCAAAGAAGAAATCTAAACATTGGATTTTGGAAACTAATTCCAAACAAGACAACATAACTTTAAAATCCAATTTTGTAATAGATGCCACTGGCAAAAAAGCTGCATTCTCTAGTCTCCAGAAATCTACTAAGATTAAGAAGGACCAGATGGTTGGGGTTTATTGTATTTATAATACAAAAGATGAGCATAAGGATCATTCTGGAATAGGTAGCGGCACCTGTGTAGAAACCGATCAAAATGGATGGTGGTATAGCGCTACATTACCTAATAAAACTATCGTAGTTGGCTATATGACAGATGCTGATATTGCAAACCGATTACAACTTCGGAAAAGAGAAGCTTTTAATAATCTTTTACACAATACCAAACACACTAACAACAGAATAAAAGATACTGCATACCTCTCACAGCCTCAGGTAACAGCAGCTCATACGCAATATCTTAGCGCTGTTACTGGTGATTCTTGGCTTGCAGTAGGTGATGCAGCTTCGTGTTATGACCCTATTTCATCCTTAGGGATTTTTAAATCATTAACCATGAGTCAGTTTGCAGCTTATGCTACCCTAGATGATCTAAAAGGGGATCGATTCGGATTACAAAAATATCAGCAAATCATTACTCAAGATTATAAAGCATATCTGAAAAAGAGACAAGAATACTATGCTCAAGAAGATCGATATACTACATCGCTTTTTTGGAAAAGAAGACATGCTCATCAAAATTATCACTAA